In Rhodoferax koreense, a genomic segment contains:
- a CDS encoding alkene reductase: MSKIALFEPYKLGPLTLANRIVMAPLTRNRAGAGLVPSELAAIYYAQRASAGLIITEATQVSAQAQGYQDTPGLYTPEQIAGWRQVTDAVHAQGGRIFVQLWHVGRVSHVDVQPGGAAPVAPSAIRAATKTFVNNGFADVSEPRALELSELSGIVNDFRQAAANAIAAGFDGVEVHGANGYLLEQFIKDGANHRTDAYGGSVENRARLLLEVVAAVAKEIGADRTGVRISPVSPANGISSSDPQPQYGYIVEQLGTLDIVYLHVVEGATGGPRDVAPFNFAALRSSFKQTYLANNGYDLEFAAAQLESGKADLFAFGRPFISNPDLVERLKSGAPLAQLNPSTLYGGGAAGYTDYPTLAGAR; this comes from the coding sequence ATGAGCAAGATAGCGCTCTTCGAGCCGTACAAGCTGGGACCTCTGACCCTCGCCAATCGCATCGTCATGGCGCCGCTGACCCGCAACCGCGCCGGCGCCGGCCTGGTGCCCAGCGAACTGGCCGCGATCTACTACGCACAGCGCGCTTCGGCCGGCCTGATCATCACCGAGGCCACCCAGGTGTCGGCCCAGGCCCAGGGCTATCAGGACACCCCTGGCCTGTACACGCCCGAGCAGATCGCCGGCTGGCGCCAGGTCACGGACGCGGTGCACGCCCAGGGCGGGCGCATCTTCGTGCAGCTCTGGCATGTGGGCCGCGTGTCGCACGTCGATGTGCAGCCGGGCGGTGCCGCGCCGGTCGCGCCCTCGGCCATCCGCGCGGCGACCAAGACCTTCGTCAACAACGGCTTTGCTGACGTATCCGAACCCCGCGCCCTCGAATTGAGCGAGCTGTCGGGCATCGTGAACGACTTCCGCCAGGCCGCTGCCAACGCCATCGCCGCCGGCTTCGACGGCGTGGAGGTCCACGGCGCCAATGGCTACCTGCTGGAGCAGTTCATCAAGGACGGGGCCAACCATCGCACCGACGCCTACGGCGGCTCGGTCGAGAACCGCGCCCGCCTGCTGCTGGAGGTCGTCGCCGCGGTGGCGAAGGAGATCGGTGCCGATCGCACCGGCGTGCGCATCTCCCCCGTATCGCCGGCCAACGGCATCTCCAGCAGCGACCCGCAGCCGCAGTACGGCTACATCGTCGAACAGCTCGGCACGCTGGACATCGTCTACCTGCACGTGGTCGAAGGTGCGACGGGCGGCCCGCGCGACGTGGCCCCATTTAACTTCGCCGCGCTGCGCAGCAGCTTCAAGCAGACCTACCTCGCCAACAACGGCTACGACCTGGAATTCGCTGCCGCTCAGCTCGAATCGGGCAAGGCGGACCTGTTTGCCTTCGGTCGGCCGTTCATCAGCAACCCCGATCTTGTCGAACGATTGAAGAGCGGCGCGCCGCTGGCACAGCTCAACCCGTCCACGCTCTACGGCGGAGGCGCCGCGGGCTACACCGACTACCCCACGCTGGCCGGGGCCAGGTAA
- a CDS encoding alpha/beta fold hydrolase, translated as MLYLSRVGLCLLALSATLLSACATADKPPVAAATSAKVATTQGLTWNSVPTQALSAGGVDFAYRELGQKNAGTPVILLTHLAAVLDNWDPRVVDGIAAKHYVVAFDNRGIGASTGSPANTIEQMADDAITFIKAKGFKQVDLFGFSMGGMIAQEIVLKEPQLVRKLILTGTGPAGGPGISTVAGVANYDLLRATFTGQDPKQYLFFTRTPNGIEAGKTFLKRLQERTVNRDKDIAAGAYLAQLQALSAWGQKRPADLSVIKQPALVANGDDDRMVPTSNTYDLAKRLPNSELIVYPDAGHGGIFQYHEDFVPKALAFLAK; from the coding sequence ATGCTTTACCTGTCCCGAGTCGGCCTGTGCCTGCTCGCTCTCTCTGCCACGCTGCTGTCGGCCTGCGCCACGGCCGACAAGCCGCCTGTGGCCGCAGCCACATCTGCCAAGGTCGCCACGACGCAGGGCCTCACATGGAACAGCGTGCCAACGCAGGCCCTCTCTGCGGGCGGCGTTGACTTCGCGTACCGCGAGCTGGGCCAGAAGAACGCCGGCACGCCGGTGATCTTGCTCACCCATCTGGCCGCCGTTCTGGACAACTGGGACCCCCGTGTGGTGGATGGCATCGCCGCTAAGCACTACGTGGTCGCGTTCGACAACCGCGGCATCGGCGCCTCCACCGGCTCGCCGGCTAACACCATCGAACAAATGGCGGACGACGCCATCACCTTCATCAAGGCCAAAGGCTTCAAGCAGGTGGACCTCTTCGGCTTCTCGATGGGCGGAATGATCGCCCAGGAGATCGTGCTGAAAGAGCCGCAGCTCGTGCGCAAGCTGATCCTGACGGGCACCGGCCCCGCGGGCGGTCCAGGCATCAGCACCGTGGCGGGCGTGGCGAACTACGACCTGCTGCGCGCGACCTTCACCGGCCAAGACCCGAAGCAGTACCTCTTCTTCACCCGCACGCCGAATGGGATCGAGGCCGGCAAGACTTTCCTGAAGCGCCTGCAGGAGCGCACCGTGAACCGCGACAAGGACATCGCCGCGGGGGCGTATCTGGCGCAGTTGCAGGCGCTCAGCGCATGGGGGCAGAAGCGGCCTGCTGACCTTTCGGTGATCAAGCAGCCGGCCCTCGTGGCCAATGGCGACGACGACCGGATGGTGCCGACCAGCAATACCTACGACCTAGCCAAACGCCTGCCCAACAGCGAGCTGATCGTCTACCCCGATGCAGGTCACGGAGGCATCTTCCAGTACCACGAGGACTTCGTGCCCAAGGCACTGGCCTTCCTGGCCAAGTGA
- a CDS encoding alpha/beta fold hydrolase: protein MSNTHLTAPTQFVEVDGDKFAYRRWGNASSSQSPLFFVQHFRGGMDHWDPLLTDGLATGREVILFNGRGIASSSGTPRNRIEDMADDIALVIQALGLSQVDLLGFSLGGFQVQEVTLRHPQLVRKLLLLGTGLRGGDPNMEPKVLEVAPRPVPTVEDFLYLFFGRSEAAKQAGQAFWDRRHQRVDQDPPSSAAVAQAQAEAHGAYLPPLAGENPYAYLNGIQQPTLVLNGVKDVMIPTINSWHLAQNIPNAQLLVYPDAGHGAQFQYPERFLKHAIQFLAE, encoded by the coding sequence ATGAGCAACACGCACCTGACCGCACCCACCCAGTTCGTCGAGGTCGATGGCGACAAGTTCGCCTACCGCCGCTGGGGCAACGCCTCGAGTTCGCAGTCGCCGCTGTTCTTCGTGCAGCACTTCCGCGGTGGCATGGATCACTGGGACCCGCTGCTGACCGATGGTCTCGCCACTGGCCGCGAGGTCATCCTCTTCAACGGCCGTGGCATTGCCTCGTCGAGCGGCACTCCGCGCAACCGCATCGAGGACATGGCCGACGATATTGCGCTGGTAATCCAGGCGCTGGGTCTGTCGCAGGTGGACCTGCTGGGCTTCTCGCTCGGTGGCTTCCAGGTGCAGGAGGTGACGCTGCGCCATCCGCAGCTCGTGCGCAAGTTGCTGCTGCTGGGCACCGGGCTGCGCGGCGGCGATCCGAACATGGAGCCCAAGGTGCTCGAAGTCGCGCCCCGACCGGTGCCCACGGTGGAGGACTTCCTCTACCTGTTCTTCGGACGCTCCGAAGCCGCCAAGCAGGCTGGGCAGGCCTTCTGGGATCGCCGCCACCAGCGTGTCGACCAGGACCCGCCCAGCTCCGCAGCGGTGGCCCAGGCGCAGGCCGAAGCACATGGCGCCTACCTGCCGCCGCTGGCTGGCGAGAACCCCTACGCCTACCTGAATGGCATCCAGCAGCCCACGCTGGTGCTCAACGGGGTCAAGGACGTGATGATCCCCACGATCAACTCCTGGCACCTGGCGCAGAACATCCCCAACGCCCAGCTGCTGGTCTACCCGGACGCCGGCCACGGCGCGCAGTTCCAGTACCCCGAACGCTTCCTCAAGCACGCCATCCAGTTCCTGGCGGAGTGA
- a CDS encoding GntR family transcriptional regulator has protein sequence MGISPSNSSITHSIYQVLRADLLKGRYAPDVKLKIADLGDALSVSSGVIREALSRLSAEGLVVAEPQRGFRVAPVSASEFIDLAGARVELEGICLRKAIELGNVEWESRIMSALHRLKRLSILGPAEAEDVLAVTDAHSEFHRALIDACGSDWLLRARDLLFTHSERYRWLSLLHANRERDLNSEHEELAKAVVERRPQLACELLGTHLNRTVDYLLGTDFLR, from the coding sequence ATGGGTATCTCACCAAGCAACAGCAGCATCACTCATTCGATTTATCAGGTCTTGCGCGCCGATTTGCTTAAAGGTCGGTACGCACCCGACGTTAAGTTGAAGATCGCCGATCTTGGTGATGCGCTCTCCGTGAGCTCTGGGGTCATCCGAGAGGCCTTGTCGCGGCTATCCGCGGAGGGGCTAGTTGTCGCGGAGCCGCAGCGGGGCTTCCGCGTCGCGCCCGTATCTGCTAGCGAGTTCATTGATCTCGCAGGTGCGCGAGTCGAACTGGAAGGGATTTGTCTGCGAAAGGCGATCGAATTGGGCAATGTAGAGTGGGAGAGCAGAATCATGTCTGCGCTTCACCGCCTTAAGCGTTTGTCGATTCTCGGGCCAGCCGAGGCAGAAGATGTACTGGCGGTCACTGACGCGCATTCTGAATTTCATCGCGCGCTTATCGATGCTTGCGGCAGCGACTGGCTACTTCGGGCCCGCGACCTTCTTTTCACACACAGTGAGAGATATCGATGGCTATCGTTGCTGCATGCGAACCGTGAGCGTGATCTCAACAGTGAGCATGAAGAGTTAGCGAAAGCGGTTGTTGAACGGAGGCCGCAGCTCGCGTGCGAGCTACTAGGCACCCACCTCAATCGAACAGTAGACTATCTGCTCGGTACAGACTTTCTCAGATAG
- a CDS encoding oxidoreductase → MNMANKVALITGASSGIGEATAQRLAKAGYKVYGTSRRGDQAGRRSFEMLPLDVTKNESVEAAVQKVMQLEGRIDLLVNNAGFGVAAAGAEESSIEQAQSIFDTNFFGLVRMTRAVVPHMRSQKGGRIINIGSVLGFLPMPYMALYSATKHAVAGYSESLDHELRKQGIRVSVVEPAYINTPFDANLIQPDAPLDVYREIREGVAKRVKEALVGADGPDVVAEIVLKAATVAHPKIHYTPGLASRMRLLRRFAPARVLDAGVRKDLRLEA, encoded by the coding sequence ATGAACATGGCAAACAAGGTTGCGCTCATTACAGGGGCCTCTTCAGGCATCGGTGAAGCGACTGCGCAGCGGCTTGCGAAGGCTGGCTACAAGGTTTACGGCACCAGCAGACGTGGAGATCAGGCGGGTCGACGATCGTTCGAGATGCTGCCCCTTGATGTGACCAAGAACGAGTCGGTCGAAGCTGCGGTCCAGAAGGTGATGCAGTTGGAAGGCCGCATCGACCTTCTCGTCAACAACGCAGGCTTCGGGGTCGCAGCAGCCGGCGCTGAAGAAAGTTCGATCGAGCAGGCTCAGTCGATCTTTGATACCAACTTTTTCGGGCTGGTGCGGATGACCCGGGCCGTTGTGCCGCATATGCGCAGCCAAAAGGGTGGGCGCATCATCAATATCGGCTCCGTGCTGGGTTTCCTGCCCATGCCTTACATGGCGCTGTACTCCGCCACCAAGCATGCGGTCGCGGGCTATTCGGAATCGCTCGACCATGAACTGCGCAAGCAGGGCATTCGCGTCTCGGTGGTCGAGCCTGCCTACATCAATACGCCTTTCGACGCGAACCTAATTCAACCCGATGCGCCCCTCGACGTGTATCGAGAGATTCGCGAGGGAGTGGCGAAACGCGTCAAGGAGGCGCTAGTGGGCGCGGACGGGCCCGATGTGGTCGCCGAAATCGTGTTGAAGGCGGCAACGGTGGCGCATCCAAAGATCCACTACACCCCGGGCCTTGCTAGCCGCATGCGGCTGCTGCGTAGATTTGCGCCCGCCAGGGTGTTAGATGCAGGGGTTCGAAAAGACCTTCGACTCGAAGCTTAG
- a CDS encoding Lrp/AsnC family transcriptional regulator, with protein sequence MLLDNYDIKLLSLLQADSKISQRQLSEEVNLSPSAVNRRIAALEAAGVIMTTVAVVDPTAVGRPITILVEVKLESERLDLLDQVKKSFANCVQVQQVYYVTGDFDFMLVINVKDMSEYEKLTRELFFSAGNIKTFKTYVAMQRIKVSLNVPLTI encoded by the coding sequence ATGCTTTTAGACAACTACGACATCAAGCTCCTCAGCCTCCTGCAGGCGGACAGCAAGATTTCCCAACGCCAGCTCTCGGAAGAGGTGAACCTGTCGCCGTCGGCAGTGAACCGGCGAATTGCTGCGCTTGAAGCGGCCGGCGTCATCATGACGACGGTAGCCGTCGTCGATCCAACGGCGGTGGGTCGCCCCATCACCATCCTGGTCGAGGTGAAGCTGGAGAGCGAGCGGCTGGATCTGCTCGATCAAGTCAAGAAGAGTTTCGCGAACTGTGTGCAGGTGCAGCAGGTCTACTACGTGACTGGTGATTTCGACTTCATGCTCGTGATCAACGTCAAGGACATGTCCGAATACGAAAAGCTCACGCGCGAGCTGTTTTTCTCGGCAGGAAACATCAAGACGTTCAAGACTTACGTTGCCATGCAGCGGATCAAGGTATCCCTCAACGTGCCGTTAACGATTTAG
- a CDS encoding TetR/AcrR family transcriptional regulator encodes MKVTKAQAQANRAHIVETASALFRERGYDGVGVADLMAAAGFTHGGFYKHFGSKADLMAESAACGIAQTAALTAGVDTPDFVRAYVSREHRDARASGCTMAALGGDAARQPEAVRSTFVAGIESLLAELSRAGTALDGADPEQARARSLGILTHVVGAIVLSRACPDDSPLADEILTVCRDSILASVDLPGSPSAKTRASARERSAS; translated from the coding sequence ATGAAGGTCACCAAGGCACAAGCGCAGGCGAACCGGGCGCACATCGTCGAAACAGCGTCGGCGCTCTTCCGCGAGCGTGGCTACGACGGCGTGGGCGTTGCCGACCTGATGGCCGCTGCGGGCTTCACCCACGGCGGCTTCTACAAGCACTTCGGCTCCAAGGCCGATCTGATGGCGGAATCCGCAGCGTGCGGCATCGCGCAGACAGCGGCGCTGACCGCGGGAGTGGACACCCCGGATTTCGTGCGCGCCTACGTCTCGCGCGAGCATCGCGACGCCCGCGCCAGCGGTTGCACGATGGCTGCGCTGGGCGGGGACGCCGCCCGTCAGCCCGAAGCGGTCCGGTCGACGTTCGTGGCTGGCATCGAGAGCCTGCTGGCTGAGCTGAGCCGCGCGGGCACTGCATTGGATGGTGCAGATCCGGAACAGGCGCGAGCCCGGTCGCTCGGCATCCTGACCCACGTGGTGGGCGCTATCGTCCTGTCGCGCGCCTGCCCGGACGATTCGCCGCTGGCCGACGAGATCCTGACGGTGTGCCGCGATTCGATCCTCGCGTCGGTGGACCTGCCTGGGAGCCCGTCTGCGAAAACCCGCGCATCAGCGCGAGAGCGCAGCGCGAGTTGA
- a CDS encoding TetR/AcrR family transcriptional regulator, which yields MIIVMRKTNHNVRTAAKEASHERIVSAAARAIRRSGYDGTGVADIMKEAGLTHGAFYAHFTSREAMLTEAASRACAESAAVAAEVVASVPSEQALPSMLRVYLSREHLEQVEMGCPLAALGSETPRQAPEVRRVTTRHVKEMIDLVARQSPDWGQPGAHERALVTVATMVGTLLLARAVDEPALSDSLCAAALKHLPPT from the coding sequence ATGATCATCGTCATGCGAAAGACGAACCACAACGTCAGAACTGCGGCTAAGGAAGCCTCGCACGAGCGCATCGTTTCCGCAGCTGCGCGGGCGATCCGTCGTAGCGGCTACGACGGCACCGGAGTCGCCGACATCATGAAGGAGGCCGGCCTGACCCATGGCGCCTTCTATGCTCATTTCACGTCGCGCGAAGCTATGCTCACCGAAGCAGCGAGTCGGGCGTGCGCTGAGTCAGCTGCCGTAGCGGCGGAGGTTGTCGCCAGCGTGCCTTCCGAGCAGGCTTTGCCATCCATGCTTCGCGTCTATCTCTCGCGCGAGCACCTGGAACAAGTTGAAATGGGGTGTCCCCTGGCCGCACTGGGCTCGGAGACGCCTCGCCAGGCACCCGAAGTACGCCGGGTGACCACCCGGCACGTCAAGGAAATGATCGATCTTGTCGCCCGTCAGTCGCCTGACTGGGGGCAGCCCGGTGCCCACGAACGGGCACTCGTGACCGTCGCCACTATGGTGGGCACATTGCTGCTGGCCCGTGCGGTCGACGAGCCTGCACTGTCGGACAGTCTGTGCGCGGCCGCATTGAAGCATCTACCCCCCACCTGA
- a CDS encoding SDR family NAD(P)-dependent oxidoreductase, with product MTTQSTALITGASTGIGATYAERFAQRGHDLVLVARDKARLDALAQRLRDERQVAVDVLQADLTNQADLATVEARLRDDARIDILINNAGMAQSGGFEQQTAESIDRLIALNITSLTRLAAAAAPRFAQAGAGSIVNLGSVVGFAPEFGMSIYGATKAFVLFLSQGLSLELVPKGVYVQAVLPAATRTEIWERAGIDVNTLTEVMDVDELVDAALVGFDRRELITIPPLHVAERWTALDGARQGLLADIRQAHAADRYRQQA from the coding sequence ATGACCACCCAATCCACCGCCCTCATTACCGGCGCTTCGACCGGCATCGGCGCCACCTACGCCGAGCGCTTCGCGCAGCGAGGGCACGACCTCGTGCTGGTCGCGCGCGACAAGGCACGCCTGGACGCGCTTGCGCAGCGCCTGCGCGACGAACGCCAGGTTGCAGTGGACGTGCTGCAGGCCGACCTGACGAATCAGGCCGACCTGGCTACCGTCGAAGCCCGCCTGCGTGACGACGCCCGTATCGACATCCTGATCAACAACGCCGGCATGGCCCAGTCGGGCGGCTTCGAGCAGCAGACGGCAGAGAGCATCGACCGTCTGATCGCGCTCAACATCACGTCGCTCACGCGGCTCGCGGCAGCAGCCGCGCCGCGCTTTGCGCAGGCAGGCGCTGGCTCGATCGTCAACCTCGGCTCCGTGGTCGGCTTCGCGCCCGAATTCGGCATGTCGATCTACGGTGCCACCAAGGCGTTCGTGCTGTTCCTGTCGCAGGGGCTGAGCTTGGAACTGGTTCCCAAGGGGGTCTACGTGCAAGCCGTGTTGCCAGCGGCCACCCGCACCGAAATCTGGGAGCGCGCCGGGATCGACGTCAACACGCTGACCGAGGTAATGGACGTCGACGAACTGGTCGATGCGGCACTGGTCGGTTTCGACCGCCGCGAACTGATCACGATCCCGCCGCTGCACGTGGCCGAGCGCTGGACTGCGTTGGACGGCGCGCGTCAGGGACTTTTGGCGGACATCCGGCAGGCGCACGCTGCCGACCGCTATCGACAGCAAGCCTGA
- the ggt gene encoding gamma-glutamyltransferase, with amino-acid sequence MRDFEAPSRSVAVGSRGMVATSNPQAALAGLDVLRSGGNAIDAAVAAAAMLAVVEPTQTGIGGDCFVMLRKRGQAPVALNGSGWAAKAASAEELRGRGMASIPVDSVHALTVPGAVRAWNRLVEDYGTRSLQELLEPAIGAAELGYLVTERLAHDWARQAAKMMATAEAKALFFPAGRAPALGERRSNPQLGKTLRAIAKSGADSFYEGWVAENIVTSLRKKGSLLSLDDFAEFKPEYVTPISASYRGYRLWECPPNGQGVVALQIAAMLEAFDLSAMGPLSAERFHLQAELSRIAYAQRNAFLCDPRFNAVDVNELLSDDTIERLTRGIDLDTKSDGWTPVALPEHKDTVYVSVADSDGTLVSFINSIYDDFGSGIVAPGTGVLMHNRGSGFVLEEGHPNELQGRKRPMHTIIPALVTKDADTVMSFGVTGGHFQPAGQLQVLSNIVDYGMSVQQAIDHARMFARGDVLELERTVPDAVWSGLRKRGHEPVAAPSPLGTCHAIWVDQGSGVYMGGSDGRRDGLAIGF; translated from the coding sequence ATGCGAGATTTTGAAGCCCCAAGCCGGTCTGTCGCGGTCGGCAGCAGGGGAATGGTGGCGACCTCCAACCCGCAGGCAGCATTGGCTGGACTGGACGTCCTGCGGTCCGGTGGGAATGCCATCGATGCAGCAGTCGCTGCTGCGGCAATGCTGGCAGTCGTCGAACCGACCCAGACCGGAATCGGCGGCGACTGCTTCGTCATGCTTAGAAAACGTGGCCAGGCGCCGGTCGCGCTCAACGGATCGGGTTGGGCTGCCAAGGCGGCGAGCGCGGAAGAATTGCGCGGGCGCGGAATGGCCTCCATCCCGGTCGATAGCGTCCATGCCCTGACCGTTCCAGGTGCGGTACGCGCGTGGAATCGATTGGTCGAAGACTACGGGACGCGTTCGCTGCAAGAACTGCTCGAGCCCGCGATCGGTGCCGCCGAATTGGGTTATCTGGTCACGGAACGCCTTGCGCACGATTGGGCGCGACAGGCGGCAAAAATGATGGCGACGGCAGAAGCGAAAGCCCTGTTCTTTCCCGCAGGCAGAGCGCCTGCCTTAGGCGAACGCAGAAGCAATCCTCAGTTGGGCAAGACGCTGCGCGCCATCGCCAAGTCCGGCGCCGACTCGTTCTACGAAGGCTGGGTTGCCGAGAACATCGTGACCTCGTTGCGAAAGAAGGGAAGCCTGCTGAGCCTCGACGATTTCGCTGAATTCAAGCCGGAGTATGTGACGCCGATTTCGGCGAGCTACCGTGGCTATCGATTGTGGGAGTGCCCGCCCAACGGGCAAGGGGTCGTGGCGCTGCAGATTGCGGCGATGCTCGAGGCGTTTGATCTCAGTGCAATGGGGCCTCTCAGTGCAGAAAGGTTTCATCTTCAGGCAGAGCTATCGCGCATCGCCTATGCACAACGTAACGCTTTCCTATGCGACCCGCGGTTCAACGCAGTAGATGTGAATGAACTGCTTTCCGACGACACGATTGAACGCTTGACCCGAGGGATCGATCTAGACACGAAGTCCGATGGATGGACGCCTGTTGCGTTGCCCGAACACAAGGACACCGTCTACGTGTCAGTCGCCGACTCGGACGGCACGCTCGTCTCATTCATCAATTCGATATACGACGATTTTGGCAGTGGGATCGTGGCACCTGGCACAGGAGTCCTGATGCACAACCGAGGATCAGGCTTCGTACTTGAGGAAGGTCATCCCAACGAGTTGCAGGGACGCAAGCGGCCCATGCACACCATCATTCCCGCGTTGGTCACCAAGGATGCAGACACCGTCATGAGCTTTGGAGTTACTGGTGGCCACTTCCAGCCGGCGGGCCAGCTCCAAGTACTCTCGAATATCGTCGACTACGGCATGTCTGTGCAGCAAGCTATCGATCATGCGCGGATGTTCGCCAGAGGCGATGTGTTGGAGCTCGAGCGGACGGTTCCTGACGCGGTGTGGTCAGGCCTTCGCAAGCGAGGCCACGAGCCGGTGGCAGCGCCGAGCCCGCTCGGTACCTGCCATGCAATCTGGGTCGATCAGGGATCGGGTGTCTATATGGGTGGCTCTGACGGTCGACGGGACGGGCTCGCGATCGGCTTCTGA
- a CDS encoding amino acid ABC transporter substrate-binding protein: MSTNGHRPRNIFNAVACAATLVASVAIAQPRPASAPVAVAAPSVASPTLNAIKARGQLICGVGGDRPGFGFPDARGVMRGFDADVCRSIAAAIFGNPDKVRFVSLTSLTRFPSLQSGEVDIVARFTTWTLTREAQLGLEVPAIHFYDGQGFLVKKKDGIKSAHDLGGASVCFQPGSTGEVNAADFFRANKLEMKPVVIEKMEQMRDAIVSGRCDAYTNDTAQLASFKASIGSAGNDYQVLPEIISKEPLGAFIRKGDQRFFDIVRWTHAAMLNAEEFGMTAANIDKFRNNSNPAIQRFMGETGDLGAALGLDAQWAVNVVKGVGNYAEIYERSIAPLGLPRGLNRLLKDGGIQYAAPMR, encoded by the coding sequence ATGTCCACGAACGGTCATCGCCCCCGCAACATCTTCAACGCAGTTGCCTGCGCGGCAACGCTTGTGGCCAGTGTTGCCATCGCACAACCGCGGCCGGCCTCGGCGCCTGTGGCCGTAGCGGCGCCATCGGTGGCTTCGCCTACGCTCAACGCCATCAAGGCACGTGGCCAGCTCATTTGCGGCGTCGGCGGTGATCGCCCCGGCTTCGGCTTCCCCGACGCACGCGGCGTGATGCGCGGCTTCGATGCAGACGTGTGTCGATCCATCGCGGCGGCGATCTTCGGCAATCCGGACAAGGTTCGCTTCGTCTCTTTGACCAGCCTGACGCGCTTCCCGTCGCTTCAGTCCGGCGAAGTCGACATCGTGGCTCGCTTCACCACCTGGACGCTGACCCGCGAAGCGCAGCTTGGCTTGGAAGTGCCGGCAATCCACTTCTATGACGGTCAGGGCTTTCTTGTAAAGAAAAAGGACGGCATCAAGAGCGCGCATGATCTCGGCGGCGCCTCAGTGTGTTTCCAGCCCGGCTCCACCGGCGAAGTGAATGCCGCCGACTTTTTCCGCGCAAACAAGCTCGAGATGAAGCCGGTCGTCATCGAGAAGATGGAGCAAATGCGCGACGCCATCGTGAGCGGCCGTTGCGACGCCTATACAAACGACACCGCGCAACTTGCTTCTTTCAAGGCATCCATCGGTAGCGCTGGTAACGACTACCAGGTCCTGCCCGAAATCATCTCCAAGGAGCCGCTGGGAGCTTTCATCCGCAAGGGTGACCAGCGCTTCTTTGACATCGTTCGCTGGACCCACGCGGCCATGCTGAACGCCGAAGAATTCGGCATGACAGCCGCCAACATTGACAAGTTCAGGAACAACTCGAATCCGGCTATCCAGCGCTTCATGGGTGAGACAGGCGACCTCGGCGCCGCGCTCGGCCTCGACGCGCAATGGGCAGTGAACGTCGTGAAAGGCGTTGGCAACTATGCTGAGATCTACGAGCGCAGCATCGCGCCCCTGGGCCTGCCGCGCGGCCTGAATCGTCTACTGAAGGACGGCGGCATCCAGTACGCCGCTCCGATGCGCTAG
- a CDS encoding NADP-dependent oxidoreductase, with translation MQAFVLGRYGKKLAWPLADVPTPELRDDEVLVQVHAAGVNLLDSKIRDGEFKLILPYRLPLILGHDVAGVVVKVGPRVRQFKLGDEVYARADDFRIGTFAEFVPVKEASLALKPKGLTMEEAASIPLVALTAWQALIEKARLKKGQKVFIQAGSGGVGTFAIQLAKHLGATVATTTSTTNVALVKSLGADVVIDYKTQDFEDLLRDYDVVLNSQDNKTLEKSLRVLKRGGKLISISGPPDPEFGKDIGAPGFVKLVMRLLSSGIRRRAKSRGVGFSFLFMKPNGSQLREITRLFDAGVIRPVMDRVFPFESTNEALAYVEAGRAKGKVVIKIK, from the coding sequence ATGCAAGCTTTTGTTCTCGGTCGATATGGGAAAAAGCTCGCATGGCCCTTGGCAGACGTGCCGACACCGGAACTGCGCGACGACGAAGTCCTGGTGCAGGTCCACGCCGCTGGCGTAAACCTGCTGGACTCCAAAATCAGGGACGGAGAGTTCAAGCTCATACTGCCCTACCGTCTGCCTCTGATCCTCGGTCACGATGTGGCGGGGGTGGTGGTCAAAGTCGGCCCACGCGTGCGCCAGTTTAAGCTGGGTGATGAGGTCTATGCGCGGGCGGACGACTTCCGCATCGGTACGTTCGCCGAATTCGTCCCCGTCAAGGAAGCCTCGCTGGCGCTCAAGCCCAAGGGCCTCACGATGGAAGAAGCCGCCTCCATTCCTCTGGTGGCTTTGACGGCTTGGCAGGCACTGATCGAGAAGGCGCGCCTGAAGAAGGGGCAGAAGGTCTTCATCCAGGCTGGCTCCGGCGGCGTGGGCACCTTTGCCATTCAGCTGGCCAAGCATCTGGGCGCCACCGTGGCCACGACGACGAGCACGACCAATGTCGCGCTCGTGAAGAGTCTGGGCGCAGACGTCGTCATCGACTACAAGACGCAGGACTTCGAGGATCTCTTGCGGGACTACGACGTGGTCCTGAACAGCCAGGACAACAAGACGCTCGAAAAATCCCTTCGCGTGCTCAAGCGCGGCGGAAAGCTCATCTCCATCTCCGGACCGCCCGATCCCGAATTCGGCAAGGACATCGGGGCACCCGGCTTCGTGAAGCTGGTCATGCGGCTACTGAGCTCGGGAATCAGGCGGAGGGCAAAGAGCCGTGGCGTTGGCTTCTCGTTCCTCTTCATGAAGCCGAACGGGAGCCAGCTGCGCGAGATCACCCGTCTCTTCGATGCTGGCGTCATCCGCCCCGTGATGGATCGGGTCTTCCCGTTCGAGTCGACCAACGAGGCCCTGGCCTATGTCGAAGCAGGTCGCGCAAAGGGCAAGGTCGTTATCAAGATCAAATGA